The following proteins come from a genomic window of Rattus norvegicus strain BN/NHsdMcwi chromosome 8, GRCr8, whole genome shotgun sequence:
- the Drc12 gene encoding coiled-coil domain-containing protein 153 isoform X3 codes for MPPKTKGKGRKAATRKKKKNSSPGVEAEAKHRLVLLEKELLQDHLALQREEACRAKASEDRLKQRLQGLEAELERTQSEGRAVYAEMSRQRQALQKELGTRSKRLEEEVRGLRERLETCQREAKTAREEAERALREQDGTLTELRAHVAHMEAKYEEILHS; via the exons ATGCCACCTAAAAccaaaggaaaggggagaaaagcTGCCACacggaagaagaaaaagaattcaaGTCCTG GTGTGGAGGCTGAGGCCAAGCACAGGCTGGTgctgctagagaaggagctgctTCAGGACCACTTAG CTCTACAGAGGGAAGAGGCTTGCCGAGCCAAGGCTTCCGAAGACAGGCTGAAACAGAGGTTACAAGGGCTGGAAGctgaactggaaagaacccaaagtGAAGGGCGGGCTGTATATGCAG AGATGAGCCGCCAGCGTCAAGCCCTGCAAAAGGAGCTGGGGACCCGAAGCAAGCGGCTGGAGGAGGAAGTGAGAGGTCTAAGGGAGCGGCTAG AAACATGCCAAAGGGAGGCCAAGACCGCAAGGGAAGAGGCTGAGCGAGCCCTCCGAGAGCAAGATGGAACCCTGACTGAGCTTCGCGCCCATGTGGCACACATGGAGGCCAAATATGAGGAGATCTTGCAT agCTGA